The DNA window ACACGCGCAGGAACGTGGCGCTCACCAGCAGCAGCGCGGCCCAGGCCAGCATCAGCAGCCAGCCGGGCAGCACCGGGGTGATCATGTACAAGGCGGTCGCGATGAGCAGCACGCCGAAGAAATATTTCACGCCCTCCATCCAGCCCCCGGCCTTGGGCAGCAGCGCGCCTGCGCTCCAGCCTGCCAGCAGCAGGGGCACGCTCATTCCGGCCGCCAGCGAAAACAGGGCGATGCCGCCGATCACGGCATTGCCGGTTTGGCTGATGTAGAGCAGCGCGCCGGCCAGCGGGGCGGCCACGCAAGGCCCGACGATCAGCGCGGAAATGCAGCCCATGACGAAGACCCCGGCGAAATGGCCGCCATGCAGCTTGCCTGATGTGGCCGATAGCCTGCTTTGCCAGCTGGCTGGGATTTGCAGTTCGTAGAAACCGAACATGGACAGCGACAGCACCACCAGCAGCAGCGCGAAGACCGACAGCACCCACGGGTTCTGCAGCGTGGCCGCCAGGCCCTGCCCAAGCAGCCCGGCAGCCACGCCGAAGGCGGTGTAGACCAGCGCCATGCCCAGCGAGTACACCGCCGCCAGCGCCAGCCCGTGCAGGTGCGACACTTTCTCGCCATGCCCGACAATGATGCTGGAGAGGATGGGAATCATCGGCAGCACGCAGGGCGTGAACGCGAGCAGCAGGCCGAACAGCAGGAACATGGGCACGATGGCCAGCAGGCTGCCCGAAACCAGCGCGGCGCCAATGCGGGAGGATTCACCGCCGATGGAAGCTGCGCCCGAAGATGAGGTGGCTTGGTTGGCCGAGCCTGCCGCTGGCGCGCTGGCCGCCTGAGTCGCAGACGTTGCGGGCACCGCGGCGGCCGAGGAGGCAGGTGTTGTGGCTGGCGCCAGGGGTGATGCAGGCGCCGCAGCAGCACTGGCTGCGGCGGCGCCCGATGCCGTGCTCGTCTTGTTGCCCAGCAGGCTGCCGATCAAACCGCTGACCGACGAGCTGCCCGCGCTGGTGCCGCCGCCCTCTCCGTCCGCCTCGGCGAGGCTGACCGTGCCCTGGCCGCCAAAGCCCTGCAGGCTGACGGTGGCGATCTTGTCGATGGGCGGATAGCACAGGCCTTCGTCCGAGCAGCCCTGGTAGGTGACCTGCAGCTTGAAGCTGGCCGGAGCCGCCAGCACCGGCAGCGGCACGATCACCTGGTTGCGGTAATGGAACACCACATGGCCGAGATTGACGTCGAACTTTTTGTGCGCCGGCGGGTAGTCGGGCTTGCCCAGGGTGACGCCGGGGGTCTGCGGCTCGAAGTGGAAGCGTTCCTGGTAGAGGTAATAACCCTTGGCGATGTCGAAGGTCAGCAGCAGCGTTTTCGGACCTTGCACCACGGCGGAAACATGAAAAGCCTGGTCCGGTGGCAGGAATTTTCCTTGCTGCGCCTGGGCGACCGGCAGCGCACCGAACAACAAGGCTGCAGCCAGCGCCAGCATGGCGGCGAACAGCTTGTGCAAGACGTGATGGGGCACGCAAGGCTGGCCGGTTGCAGCAGTGGGTGAAACGGGGGTCATCAAGAAGTCTCCTGGCGTCGGGGCCGCATCCGGATGCGCACGGTGCCGTGGCGGTGGCGATGCGGGTCAATCTTTAAATATAAGCCTAAAGTGATATGGTCACATCGGGTCTGGCCATAGGTCCATGTCGGATTCGGCGGTCGATGCGTACAGGTCGGACTAAACCGCCAATCCTGACAACAGATTCCGCAGGGCCCCCAGGGGTGATGACGAAACGCCCGGCCACCCGATGTTGTCTCATCACCCCTGGGAGAGGGGCGCTGGCGGGTTGTTGATCGCGCTCAAGCCGCGAAGCGGCGCTGGGTCAGCCAGCGCGCCAGCAACCAACCCCCCAGCAGGTAGGCCAGCAGAATGGCCAGATGCAACCCGGCCCGCGTATCGAAGTGGCCGAAAAACAGC is part of the Thiomonas sp. X19 genome and encodes:
- the dsbD gene encoding protein-disulfide reductase DsbD; this encodes MLALAAALLFGALPVAQAQQGKFLPPDQAFHVSAVVQGPKTLLLTFDIAKGYYLYQERFHFEPQTPGVTLGKPDYPPAHKKFDVNLGHVVFHYRNQVIVPLPVLAAPASFKLQVTYQGCSDEGLCYPPIDKIATVSLQGFGGQGTVSLAEADGEGGGTSAGSSSVSGLIGSLLGNKTSTASGAAAASAAAAPASPLAPATTPASSAAAVPATSATQAASAPAAGSANQATSSSGAASIGGESSRIGAALVSGSLLAIVPMFLLFGLLLAFTPCVLPMIPILSSIIVGHGEKVSHLHGLALAAVYSLGMALVYTAFGVAAGLLGQGLAATLQNPWVLSVFALLLVVLSLSMFGFYELQIPASWQSRLSATSGKLHGGHFAGVFVMGCISALIVGPCVAAPLAGALLYISQTGNAVIGGIALFSLAAGMSVPLLLAGWSAGALLPKAGGWMEGVKYFFGVLLIATALYMITPVLPGWLLMLAWAALLLVSATFLRVFDRLPDAASGWTRLFKGLGVVLALAGAVLVVGLAAGSRNILQPLAGLGGGVSNAVATAPAAQFQRVKNVAELDQIVASSTKPVMLDFYADWCVSCKEMEHFTFTDPAVAQQMAGMTLIQADVTANNADDKALLKRFQLFGPPGIIFFKAGKEVGRVVGFEDAKTFLASMRRAGV